Proteins encoded together in one Cicer arietinum cultivar CDC Frontier isolate Library 1 chromosome 4, Cicar.CDCFrontier_v2.0, whole genome shotgun sequence window:
- the LOC101490378 gene encoding uncharacterized protein: protein MDDTQKLYHTLSTATTTTTTAEDPILKDTTTLCETLFNKLNAKFLKFFTALPQRDHEADTCSLPHLHSQLWPLVEDLSLILRCSLVVLTLPYSDPKFLLNKCRFILRILKSFLTVDVTRLHGTTVFRFRNFVSDVHMDLSDSCRPFLCAVLEVFADEFLRHRSLRRYLMTADSAASNCERIFVCQFRHGDIVCVLEVISAHFILSLSNEKAFENFITRLCLHCDKDFRFPELGLAPALALLLDPVLHSAPKMFQAYVISLVSEAIGSGLSSENLAPDMGFYLMAFQKSFILYSMHVSSLQMDNFYIKLNCAYNAHLFERGHPTFESYIQEGTSNRLNQVVSESKNSLDSYQCKMSSKTKACLLEEYIGYMNGRKNIFADSCRDKAVSILDYIIHQTCFQVAAGDVIKQNTSAVDTYFLASILKLMSVSLLLAIKCLSNSGDSSCLKTMGSSSVRDKYDFLVSIINPFQQFKFCLPIQTSMYNMMNSQQSNYKVSKSMLVYFSGLLSLSVYNGFHVLAKGCISVIMALMFMFIFEDGDLVALGSFRSLPLQPCSSEISSYKNGEEVANKQSICKVAAEFHRIQTRILRTDSITPCNSVEDGTEEICNGELFLDCILPKKVSDYAELADFLECTKGKDYSNWLNNRQKYRKWKYQRIIDSRKTKKEKVWKSLMSWKIGKSDSLKHHKIHKRLKRR from the exons ATGGACGATACTCAAAAATTATACCACACACTCTCCACCgcaaccaccaccaccaccaccgcTGAAGATCCAATTTTAAAAGACACTACCACTCTCTGCGAAACCCTCTTCAACAAACTCAACGCCAAGTTCCTTAAATTCTTCACCGCTCTACCTCAGCGCGATCACGAAGCTGATACATGCTCTCTTCCGCATCTACATTCACAATTGTGGCCTCTTGTTGAAGATCTTTCTCTCATTCTTCGCTGCTCTCTCGTTGTTCTTACGCTTCCCTACTCCGACCCGAAGTTCCTCCTCAACAAGTGCCGCTTCATTCTTCGCATCCTCAAGTCGTTCCTCACCGTAGATGTCACTCGACTCCATGGAACCACCGTGTTTCGATTTCGAAACTTCGTCTCTGatgttcacatggacctttcgGATTCTTGCCGTCCTTTTCTGTGTGCTGTGCTTGAG GTATTTGCAGATGAATTTTTAAGACATCGATCATTGAGAAGATATCTTATGACTGCTGATTCAGCAGCTTCCAACTGTGAAAGGATTTTTGTGTGCCAATTCAGACATGGTGATATTGTCTGTGTCCTGGAGGTGATATCTGCACATTTTATCCTGTCGCTTTCTAATGAGAAAGCATTTGAGAATTTCATCACCAGATTATGTTTACATTGTGACAAAGATTTTAGATTTCCTGAACTTGGACTTGCACCTGCCCTGGCATTGCTGCTTGACCCTGTTCTGCATTCTGCACCGAAGATGTTCCAGGCATATGTAATTTCATTGGTTTCTGAAGCCATTGGTTCTGGCTTATCTTCAGAGAATTTGGCTCCAGACATGGGCTTCTACTTAATGGCATTTCAGAAATCTTTCATCTTGTACTCTATGCACGTGTCTAGCTTGCAAATGGATAATTTTTACATCAAATTGAATTGTGCCTATAATGCACACCTGTTTGAGAGAGGTCATCCAACTTTTGAATCTTATATCCAGGAAGGGACAAGTAACAGATTAAATCAAGTCGTATCAGAATCAAAGAATTCATTGGACTCTTATCAATGTAAAATGTCATCCAAAACAAAAGCCTGTCTTTTGGAAGAGTACATTGGCTATATGAATGGGAGGAAGAACATATTTGCTGATTCATGCCGGGATAAGGCTGTCTCAATCTTAGATTACATAATCCATCAAACTTGCTTTCAAGTTGCAGCTGGAGATGTTATAAAGCAAAATACTAGTGCCGTAGATACTTATTTTCTTGCATCCATATTGAAGTTAATGAGTGTTTCGCTGCTACTAGCAATTAAGTGTCTAAGTAATAGTGGAGATTCAAGTTGTCTGAAAACCATGGGAAGTTCCTCTGTGCGTGATAAATATGATTTCTTGGTCAGCATCATCAACCCTTTTCAACAATTTAAATTCTGTTTACCCATTCAGACTTCGATGTACAATATGATGAATAGTCAGCAATCAAATTACAAAGTCTCAAAGTCAATGCTTGTGTACTTTTCCGGCCTGCTATCTTTAAGCGTTTACAATGGCTTTCATGTGTTAGCAAAGGGGTGTATATCTGTAATTATGGCATTgatgtttatgtttatttttgaaGACGGAGACTTAGTTGCCTTAGGGTCCTTCAGGAGTCTGCCATTACAACCCTGCTCATCTGAAATTTCGTCATATAAGAATGGAGAG GAGGTTGCAAATAAACAAAGTATCTGTAAAGTTGCAGCAGAGTTTCATAGAATTCAAACACGTATTTTAAG AACGGATTCCATCACCCCTTGTAACTCAGTAGAGGATGGAACAGAGGAGATCTGTAATGGGGAATTGTTTCTTGATTGCATATTACCCAAAAAAGTATCCGATTATGCTGAACTTGCTGACTTCCTTGAGTGTACGAAGGGTAAAGATTATTCCAACTGGTTGAATAACCGCCAAAAATACAGAAAATGGAAGTATCAGAGAATAATAGATTCAAGGAAGACTAAGAAGGAAAAAGTGTGGAAGTCTTTGATGAGTTGGAAAATTGGCAAGTCTGATTCTTTGAAGCATCATAAAATTCATAAGCGTTTGAAGCGTAGGTGA
- the LOC101490701 gene encoding cyclin-dependent kinase inhibitor 4-like isoform X2, with amino-acid sequence MGKYMKKAKPKGELTLVDSTTTITTTATTTTYCGVRTRAKTLALQKQDLSPSSDSYLVLRSRRLQKPPISQHPSKRNKVQNQNPKSPIANSNDKEKMLKQNPDAEDASFGENVLDFEGRERSTRESTPCNLIMKPDAVRTPSSTTKRTLSTEAYRRTEHATRTVIPSTREFDEFFAKSEEAQRRQFMEKYNFDPVTEKPLPGRYEWEKLTP; translated from the exons ATGGGTAAGTACATGAAGAAAGCCAAACCAAAAGGTGAAttaactttggttgattccacCACTACTATCACTACCACCGCAACAACCACCACTTATTGTGGTGTTCGAACTCGTGCCAAAACCCTAGCTCTTCAAAAACAGGATCTTTCTCCTTCTTCTGATTCTTACCTTGTGCTTCGAAGTCGTCGCCTTCAGAAACCCCCAATTTCCCAACATCCGTCAAAGCGGAATAAGGTGCAGAaccaaaaccctaaatccccAATTGCGAATTCGAATGACAAGGAGAAAATGCTGAAGCAGAATCCTGACGCTGAAGATGCTTCCTTTGGggaaaatgttttggattttgaagGTAGAGAGAG AAGCACTAGGGAATCCACACCTTGTAATTTGATAATGAAACCGGACGCTGTCAGGACTCCTAGCTCAACCACCAAGCGTACTCTTTCAACGGAAGCTTATCGCAGAACCGAGCATGCAACTAGAACTGTAATCCCATCTACCCGGGAATTCGACGAATTCTTTGCTAAAAGTGAAGAGGCTCAACGAAGGCAATTCATGGAGAA GTACAACTTTGATCCAGTGACAGAGAAGCCGCTCCCCGGGCGTTACGAATGGGAAAAATTGACTCCCTAG
- the LOC101490701 gene encoding cyclin-dependent kinase inhibitor 4-like isoform X1 has translation MGKYMKKAKPKGELTLVDSTTTITTTATTTTYCGVRTRAKTLALQKQDLSPSSDSYLVLRSRRLQKPPISQHPSKRNKVQNQNPKSPIANSNDKEKMLKQNPDAEDASFGENVLDFEGRESRSTRESTPCNLIMKPDAVRTPSSTTKRTLSTEAYRRTEHATRTVIPSTREFDEFFAKSEEAQRRQFMEKYNFDPVTEKPLPGRYEWEKLTP, from the exons ATGGGTAAGTACATGAAGAAAGCCAAACCAAAAGGTGAAttaactttggttgattccacCACTACTATCACTACCACCGCAACAACCACCACTTATTGTGGTGTTCGAACTCGTGCCAAAACCCTAGCTCTTCAAAAACAGGATCTTTCTCCTTCTTCTGATTCTTACCTTGTGCTTCGAAGTCGTCGCCTTCAGAAACCCCCAATTTCCCAACATCCGTCAAAGCGGAATAAGGTGCAGAaccaaaaccctaaatccccAATTGCGAATTCGAATGACAAGGAGAAAATGCTGAAGCAGAATCCTGACGCTGAAGATGCTTCCTTTGGggaaaatgttttggattttgaagGTAGAGAGAG CAGAAGCACTAGGGAATCCACACCTTGTAATTTGATAATGAAACCGGACGCTGTCAGGACTCCTAGCTCAACCACCAAGCGTACTCTTTCAACGGAAGCTTATCGCAGAACCGAGCATGCAACTAGAACTGTAATCCCATCTACCCGGGAATTCGACGAATTCTTTGCTAAAAGTGAAGAGGCTCAACGAAGGCAATTCATGGAGAA GTACAACTTTGATCCAGTGACAGAGAAGCCGCTCCCCGGGCGTTACGAATGGGAAAAATTGACTCCCTAG
- the LOC101490039 gene encoding uncharacterized protein, whose protein sequence is MAPSSPPSPPAADNSDAERRLREAEERLRDAIEELQRRQRRAAAHAYHHLHNHNNLDSPPCDHGPDESCIAHAIGNLCQTFLLSYGVRVGIGILLRAFKLVRRQSYSSLLDLKQLVSEKDLIVREEACRIGLLFGGFTGSYHALRCLFRKLRKKETPLNAILAGSVAGFSILALNDSNRRRTLALYLLARLAQCAYNSAKAKNKFHLWGSHWRHGDSLLFSLACAQVMYAFVMRPESLPKSYQEFIQKTGPVAEPVYRAVRDSCRGHPVDVASLHAFLSHKGKSDYVKLEEFPSIIPCSIIHAGTNSCLAHEINATSSTFKKTFPLYFSLTFVPFVVLHLQKFTAAPFRTFWFAVKGAVRSTAFLSAFVGIFQGVICFHRKLASRDHKLVYWIAGGISALSVLLEKKARRGELALYVLPRSVDSLWYILVNRHLLPKIRNAEVFLFSLCMGQIMYYLEYEPETMAPFLRGLIRRFLASRISNPSRPPNRTTSYTYLQALDGVTKPTLQERRDTESSSSEKYNLESIPGL, encoded by the exons ATGGCACCGTCCTCCCCTCCATCTCCTCCTGCCGCCGACAATTCTGACGCCGAGCGTCGCCTTCGCGAAGCAGAAGAGCGCCTCCGCGACGCCATCGAGGAGCTTCAGCGCCGTCAACGACGCGCCGCTGCTCATGCTTACCACCACCTCCACAACCATAATAACCTCGACTCCCCTCCCTGCGATCACGGTCCCGATGAATCATGCATCGCTCACGCCATTGGCAACCTCTGTCAGACCTTCCTTCTCTCCTATGGTGTTAGGGTCGGCATTGGGATTCTCCTTCGTGCTTTCAAGCTTGTTCGAAGGCAATCCTACTCCTCTCTCCTTGATCTCAAG CAACTTGTTTCCGAAAAAGACCTAATAGTGAGGGAAGAAGCGTGTCGTATTGGTTTACTTTTTGGTGGTTTCACCGGATCTTATCATGCTCTTAGATGCTTGTTTAGGAAGTTGAGAAAGAAAGAGACACCACTGAACGC AATTTTAGCAGGTTCAGTTGCTGGTTTCTCAATTCTGGCACTAAATGATTCAAATAGAAGGCGCACACTGGCTTTATATCTGTTAGCTAGGTTAGCCCAG tgTGCTTATAATTCGGCAAAAGCAAAGAACAAGTTTCACCTTTGGGGAAGTCATTGGAGACATGGAGATTCTTTGCTGTTTTCTCTTGCTTGTGCACAG GTTATGTATGCCTTTGTAATGCGTCCTGAGAGCTTGCCGAAATCCTATCAAGAGTTCATTCAAAAGACTGGGCCAGTTGCAGAGCCTGTGTACAGGGCTGTAAGGGATAGCTGCAGAGGTCATCCAGTTGACGTTGCTTCACTACATGCTTTCTTATCTCACAAAGGAAAATCTGACTATGTAAAGTTGGAAGAATTTCCCTCTATTATTCCTTGTTCCATCATTCATGCAGGAACAAATTCATGTTTAGCTCATGAAATAAATGCAACATCATCAACGTTTAAGAAGACATTCCCACTTTACTTCTCTTTGACCTTTGTCCCATTTGTCGTTCTGCACCTACAAAAG TTCACTGCAGCTCCTTTCCGCACTTTCTGGTTTGCCGTTAAAGGGGCCGTTCGCTCAACAGCCTTTTTGTCTGCTTTTGTTGGAATCTTTCAG GGAGTCATATGTTTTCATAGAAAACTTGCTTCAAGAGATCACAAATTGGTGTATTGGATAGCAGGTGGAATATCTGCCCTTTCagttctattggagaaaaaagCAAGGCGTGGTGAGCTAGCTTTATATGTTCTTCCCCGATCAGTAGATTCATTATGGTATATCTTGGTTAACAGGCACCTGCTTCCAAAAATTAGGAATGCTGAG gtatttttgttttctctctGCATGGGACAGATAATGTATTACTTGGAATATGAGCCAGAAACCATGGCCCCATTTCTTAGGGGCCTGATCCGCCGCTTCCTTGCCAGCAGAATTAGCAATCCAAGCCGACCACCTAATCGGACTACTTCTTACACATACCTACAAGCTCTTGATGGCGTGACGAAGCCGACATTACAAGAGAGAAGGGACACTGAATCTTCTTCTTCAGAGAAGTACAATCTTGAGTCTATTCCAGGGCTTTGA